Proteins encoded in a region of the Polyodon spathula isolate WHYD16114869_AA chromosome 9, ASM1765450v1, whole genome shotgun sequence genome:
- the si:dkey-66a8.7 gene encoding PI-PLC X domain-containing protein 1 isoform X2, which translates to MTAADVRPILGDQNNKNWMAQLPEQLWDMPLYNLAIPGSHDTMSFCLDINSPIVESVPGILKIVDRIIPCVTRPMILKWSRTQKALEDFAQWLETYPKEAVILACSHFEGLTEDLHNHLIWSLKIIFGSKLCPNTEIVTLRNLWKLGYQVIVSYDDPAAEKHQDLWSGIPYWWANRVDPEVLVEYLEYKKQGGRPGGFFVAGLNLTAETAYIISHLSESLKKLALQSYPYLMNWVQKQSPGPSKQCLNIIAGDFIRSENFVSEVIALNKKLRRTNTGIH; encoded by the exons ATGACTGCAGCAGACGTGAGACCTATTCTAGGTGACCAGAACAATAAAAATTGGATGGCACAGCTCCCTGAACAACTTTGGGACATGCCTCTCTACAACCTTGCAATTCCAG gtAGTCATGATACCATGAGCTTCTGTTTGGATATCAACTCTCCCATTGTTGAATCAGTGCCTGGAATCTTGAAGATTGTGGACAGAATCATTCCCTGTGTCACCCGACCAATGATTTTAAAATGGTCAAGAACACAG AAGGCACTGGAAGACTTTGCTCAGTGGCTGGAAACATACCCAAAAGAGGCAGTCATTTTGGCATGTAGCCATTTTGAAGGGTTGACTGAAGATCTTCATAATCATCTCATTTGGTCACTGAAAATCATTTTTGGATCTAAGCTCTGTCCGAATACT GAGATAGTGACACTGAGGAACCTGTGGAAGTTGGGTTATCAGGTCATTGTTTCATATGATGATCCTGCTGCTGAAAAACATCAGGATCTGTGGTCAGGAATCCCCTATTGGTGGGCGAACAGAGTGGATCCAGAGGTGCTGGTGGAGTATTTAGAATACAAGAAACAAGGAGGACGGCCAG gaGGATTTTTTGTAGCTGGGCTAAACCTTACAGCAGAAACAGCATACATTATTTCTCATCTGTCAGAATCATTAAAGAAACTGGCGCTGCAAAGCTATCCCTATCTGATGAACTGGGTACAGAAGCAGTCCCCTGGACCTAGCAAACAATGCTTGAACATTATTGCGGGGGATTTCATAAGATCAGAAAATTTTGTCTCCGAGGTCATTGCTCTTAACAAGAAGCTCCGAAGGACAAACACTGGGATACATTAA
- the si:dkey-66a8.7 gene encoding PI-PLC X domain-containing protein 1 isoform X1, producing MTAADVRPILGDQNNKNWMAQLPEQLWDMPLYNLAIPGSHDTMSFCLDINSPIVESVPGILKIVDRIIPCVTRPMILKWSRTQEDSIVAQLEAGIRYFDLRIARKKNDTSNNLYFVHGIYTIVTVQKALEDFAQWLETYPKEAVILACSHFEGLTEDLHNHLIWSLKIIFGSKLCPNTEIVTLRNLWKLGYQVIVSYDDPAAEKHQDLWSGIPYWWANRVDPEVLVEYLEYKKQGGRPGGFFVAGLNLTAETAYIISHLSESLKKLALQSYPYLMNWVQKQSPGPSKQCLNIIAGDFIRSENFVSEVIALNKKLRRTNTGIH from the exons ATGACTGCAGCAGACGTGAGACCTATTCTAGGTGACCAGAACAATAAAAATTGGATGGCACAGCTCCCTGAACAACTTTGGGACATGCCTCTCTACAACCTTGCAATTCCAG gtAGTCATGATACCATGAGCTTCTGTTTGGATATCAACTCTCCCATTGTTGAATCAGTGCCTGGAATCTTGAAGATTGTGGACAGAATCATTCCCTGTGTCACCCGACCAATGATTTTAAAATGGTCAAGAACACAG GAGGATAGCATTGTGGCACAGCTTGAAGCAGGTATTCGATACTTTGACCTGAGGATTGCCCGCAAAAAAAACGATACATCTAACAATCTGTACTTTGTCCATGGCATTTACACAATTGTGACGGTGCAG AAGGCACTGGAAGACTTTGCTCAGTGGCTGGAAACATACCCAAAAGAGGCAGTCATTTTGGCATGTAGCCATTTTGAAGGGTTGACTGAAGATCTTCATAATCATCTCATTTGGTCACTGAAAATCATTTTTGGATCTAAGCTCTGTCCGAATACT GAGATAGTGACACTGAGGAACCTGTGGAAGTTGGGTTATCAGGTCATTGTTTCATATGATGATCCTGCTGCTGAAAAACATCAGGATCTGTGGTCAGGAATCCCCTATTGGTGGGCGAACAGAGTGGATCCAGAGGTGCTGGTGGAGTATTTAGAATACAAGAAACAAGGAGGACGGCCAG gaGGATTTTTTGTAGCTGGGCTAAACCTTACAGCAGAAACAGCATACATTATTTCTCATCTGTCAGAATCATTAAAGAAACTGGCGCTGCAAAGCTATCCCTATCTGATGAACTGGGTACAGAAGCAGTCCCCTGGACCTAGCAAACAATGCTTGAACATTATTGCGGGGGATTTCATAAGATCAGAAAATTTTGTCTCCGAGGTCATTGCTCTTAACAAGAAGCTCCGAAGGACAAACACTGGGATACATTAA